Proteins found in one Takifugu rubripes chromosome 15, fTakRub1.2, whole genome shotgun sequence genomic segment:
- the sptbn2 gene encoding spectrin family protein isoform X1, whose product MSTISPTDFDSLEIQQQYNDINNRWDLAAETDWDNENSSARLFERSRIKALADEREAVQKKTFTKWVNSHLGRVTCRIGDLYTDLRDGRMLIRLLEVLSGEQLPRPTKGRMRIHCLENVDKALQFLKEQKVHLENMGSHDIVDGNHRLTLGLIWTIILRFQIQDISVETEDNKEKKSAKDALLLWCQMKTAGYPNVNIHNFTTSWRDGLAFNAIVHKHRPDLIDFENLKRSNAHYNLQNAFNVAEKELGLTKLLDPEDVNVDQPDEKSIITYVATYYHYFSKMKALAVEGKRIGKVLDYAIEADQLIEKYETLASELLQWIEQTIVTLNDRQLANSLSGVQNQLQAFNSYRTVEKPPKFTEKGNLEVLLFTIQSKMRANNQKVYMPKEGKLISDINKAWERLEKAEHERELALRNELIRQEKLEMLAARFDRKAAMRETWLSENQRLVSQDNFGTNLGAVEAATRKHEAIETDIGAYWERVAAVQAVARELEAENYHDVRRVVARRDNVLRLWEYLKELLAARRERLNAHRDLQRLFQEMRYIMDWMGDMKSRLQSPDSGKHLHDVLDLLQKHTLVEADISAQAERIKGVQGAAQRFTSYEQAYKPCEPGLVSEKVDLLGQAYEELGQLAVKRREQLEDSRRLWQFLWDVGEEAAWIREQEQILASGDCGRDLTSALHLLSKHEAFTDEMAARYGPLSNSIAVGEALIKEGHFGAPEVSERVEDIRGQWNHLEETTKLREQSLKESVALHQFQTDANDMEAWIMETFRQVSSQEVGHDEFSTQTLARKQREIEEEIKSHRPLIDSLHEQAQALPQAFVHFPEVDGRLPAIEQRYEELESLSAARRQALEGALALYRMFSEAGACLLWVEEKEQWLHGMEIPTKLEDLEVVQQRFDTLEPEMNNLGARVTDVNQVAEQLLSSDNRNKDQIHQTRDQLKNRWKEFEQLAGQKKEDLESALNIQNYHLECNEIQTWMKEKTKVIESTQGLGNDLAGVMALQRKLTGMERDLEAIQGKLDDLRTEAEKLAKEHPDQAGEIQGRLTEIQEVWEDLNDTMKRREESLGEASKLQGFLRDLDDFQTWLSRTQTAVASEDIPTSLPEAESLLAQHESIKNEVDNYKEDYEKMRAVGEEVTQGQTDAQHMFLAQRLQALDTGWHELRRMWENRHSLLAQAFDFQTFLRDAKQAETFLNSQEYVLSHTEMPTSLQGAEEAIKKHEDFLTTTEASEEKITGVVESGRRLINDSNANSDKIQEKVDSIQERHRKNKEAANELLTKLKDNRELQHFLQDGQELTLWINEKMLTAQDMSYDEARNLHSKWQKHQAFMAELASNKDWLDKIDKEGQALVAEKPELKPVVEQTLQDLQRQWEELEGTTQTKAQCLFDANRAELFTQSCSALDVWLKNLEGQLQSDDYGKDLTSVNILLKKHQMLEHQMEVREKEVQSLQSQALALSQEDAGLTEVDGQQRRVTDTFANLQEPLNLRRQQLLASKEAHQFNRDLEDEILWVKERMPLATSTDHGKDLPTVQLLIKKNQTLQKEIQGHQPRIDDIDRRSKTQSQVDGERQSVQEERLGELQDLWNQLIAETDKRHTRLIEANRAQQFYTDAAEAEAWMGEQELHMMSEEKAKDEQSALVMVKKHQSLEQALEDYAQTIHQLANSSRLMVNSEHPESERITLRQAQVDKLYAGLKDLAEERRGRLQERLRLTQLKREVDDLEQWIAEREVVAGSHELGQDYEHVTMLRDKFREFARDTSTIGQERVDGVNALADDLIESGHPENASVAEWKDGLNEAWADLLELIDTRTQMLAASYELHRFHQDATEVLGRIKEKREGLPSDLGRDLNTVQHLHRQHNTFENDIQALSGQVNQVQDDAARLQKAYAGEKADDIQRSEHAVTSAWEGLLDAGQARRVLLLDTVEKFRFFNMVRDLMLWMDGVNLQIDAHDSPRDVSSAGLVIANHQDIKSEIETRADSFTACIEMGNTLLNNNHYASDEIREKLIQLQEKRDKINKKWQDKMDHLQIVLEVLQFGRDAYIAESWLAGQEPLVRAAELGANVDEVESLIKRHEAFEKLAVGWEDRFVLLEKLTTLEEQEMQRRREEEERARRPPTPPPAEEAADITESHVHDSAARTSLDQTTLNQSVSVNGVHSDNDTSQQSLSLSLSLGKKSDPKRVCRPKQLERGSESESVNGPGRDSGLASSRLEPSATLPNRGGAESGPETMEGMLNRKQEMESHSKKAATRSWQNVYCVLRKGSLGFYKDGKSASNGIPYHGEVPISLAEAVCEVAHDYKKRKHVFKLRLGDGKEFLFQAKDEAEMSSWIRSILASVPSGGGDSPGGPRALSRAMTMPPISPSSAEGGGVTMRNKDGKDKDREKRFSFFGKKK is encoded by the exons ATGAGCACCATCTCACCCACAGACTTCGACAGCCTGGAGATCCAGCAGCAGTACAACGACATCAACAACCGCTGGGACCTGGCGGCAGAGACCGACTGGGACAATGAGAACAGTTCGGCGCGTCTTTTCGAGCGCTCGCGCATCAAGGCTCTCGCAG ATGAGCGTGAAGCAGTACAGAAGAAGACCTTCACCAAGTGGGTGAACTCCCACTTAGGACGAGTGACATGTCGAATCGGCGACTTGTACACAGACCTACGGGATGGCCGCATGCTTATCCGCCTTCTGGAAGTGCTCTCAGGAGAACAGCTG CCAAGGCCAACCAAAGGCCGCATGCGAATCCACTGCCTGGAGAATGTTGACAAAGCGCTGCAGTTTCTTAAGGAGCAAAAGGTTCATCTTGAAAATATGGGCTCTCATGACATTGTGGACGGTAATCACCGTCTCACCCTGGGCCTCATCTGGACCATCATCCTTCGCTTTCAG ATCCAAGACATTAGcgtggagacagaagacaacAAGGAGAAGAAATCAGCTAAAGACGCCTTGTTGCTTTGGTGCCAAATGAAGACTGCTGG ATACCCCAATGTCAACATCCACAACTTCACCACCAGCTGGAGGGATGGCCTCGCGTTCAATGCCATTGTGCACAAACACAG ACCTGACTTAATTGACTTTGAAAACCTGAAGAGGTCGAATGCTCATTACAATCTCCAGAATGCTTTCAATGTGGCTGAGAAGGAACTGGGACTTACTAAGCTTCTGGACCCTGAAG ATGTTAATGTTGATCAGCCTGATGAAAAGTCCATCATTACTTATGTGGCGACCTACTACCATTACTTCTCCAAGATGAAGGCCCTGGCAGTAGAGGGCAAAAGAATCGGCAAG GTGCTGGACTACGCTATTGAGGCAGACCAGTTGATAGAGAAATATGAGACCTTAGCCTCAGAGCTGCTTCAGTGGATTGAACAGACCATAGTGACCCTGAATGACCGGCAGCTTGCTAACTCTCTGAGTGGAGTGCAGAACCAGCTCCAGGCTTTCAACTCCTACAGGACTGTGGAGAAACCCCCCAA ATTTACAGAGAAAGGAAATCTGGAAGTTCTCCTCTTTACTATCCAGAGCAAAATGAGAGCAAACAATCAGAAAGTCTACATGCCAAAAGAGGGCAAACTCATCTCTGACATCAACAAG GCCTGGGAGAGACTGGAAAAGGCCGAGCATGAGCGAGAGTTGGCCCTAAGAAATGAGTTGATTCGCCAGGAGAAACTGGAAATGCTCGCTGCACGGTTCGACCGCAAAGCAGCTATGAGGGAGACGTGGCTGAGCGAGAACCAACGGTTGGTCTCCCAG gaCAACTTTGGAACTAATTTGGGAGCAGTGGAAGCTGCCACACGTAAACATGAGGCCATTGAAACTGATATCGGGGCATATTGGGAGCGCGTGGCTGCTGTACAAGCTGTTGCTAGAGAGCTTGAAGCAGAGAACTACCATGATGTAAGGCGCGTAGTTGCTAGAAGGGATAATGTACTTCGCCTGTGGGAGTATCTGAAAGAGCTGCTAGCTGCACGAAGAGAGCGGCTAAATGCTCACCGTGATCTGCAGAGACTGTTTCAAGAGATGCGCTACATTATGGACTGGATGGGAGATATGAAG AGTCGTCTGCAGTCTCCAGACAGTGGCAAACATCTGCATGATGTGTTAGACCTGCTACAGAAACACACCCTGGTGGAGGCTGATATTTCAGCCCAGGCAGAGAGGATCAAGGGTGTGCAGGGAGCTGCACAGCGCTTCACTTCTTATGAACAGG CCTACAAACCATGCGAGCCAGGATTAGTTAGCGAGAAGGTTGACCTGCTGGGCCAGGCTTATGAGGAACTTGGACAGCTTGCTGTAAAACGCAGAGAGCAGCTAGAGGATTCACGCCGCCTGTGGCAGTTCCTATGGGATGTTGGAGAGGAGGCAGCTTGGATCCGAGAACAGGAGCAGATCCTGGCCAGTGGAGACTGTGGTCGTGACCTCACGTCTGCCCTTCACCTTCTCAGTAAACATGAAGCTTTCACAGATGAGATGGCAGCTCGGTATGGCCCTCTGAGTAACAGcattgctgttggagaagctttGATTAAGGAGGGACATTTTGGAGCCCCAGAGGTCAGCGAGAGAGTTGAAGATATCCGTGGGCAGTGGAATCATCTGGAAGAA ACAACCAAGCTGAGAGAGCAGAGCCTTAAGGAATCAGTGGCACTGCACCAATTCCAAACAGATGCCAATGACATGGAAGCATGGATCATGGAGACATTTAGGCAGGTGTCTAGTCAGGAGGTGGGTCATGACGAGTTCTCCACCCAAACATTGGCTCGCAAACAAAGGGAGATCGAGGAAGAAATCAAGAGCCACCGTCCCCTTATTGATTCGCTACACGAGCAGGCCCAAGCATTGCCGCAGGCCTTTGTTCACTTCCCTGAG GTGGATGGACGTTTGCCTGCCATTGAGCAGCGCTACGAAGAACTGGAGTCTCTGTCGGCTGCACGGCGTCAAGCCCTTGAGGGTGCGTTGGCACTCTACCGCATGTTTAGTGAAGCTGGTGCCTGCCTGCTCTGGgtggaggaaaaggagcagTGGTTGCACGGCATGGAGATCCCAACCAAACTGGAAGACTTGGAAGTCGTGCAGCAGAG GTTTGACACCCTGGAACCTGAGATGAATAACCTCGGCGCTCGTGTCACTGATGTGAATCAGGTAGCCGAGCAGCTCCTGAGTTCCGACAACCGTAACAAAGACCAAATTCATCAGACACGAGACCAACTGAAGAACAG ATGGAAGGAGTTTGAGCAACTGGCTGGTCAAAAGAAAGAAGACCTAGAATCTGCCCTTAATATCCAGAACTACCACCTGGAGTGTAATGAGATCCAAACTTGGATGAAGGAAAAGACCAAAGTGATTGAATCCACTCAAGGCCTGGGCAATGACCTGGCTGGAGTGATGGCACTACAGCGCAAACTCACGGGGATGGAGAGGGACCTGGAGGCCATTCAG GGCAAATTGGATGACCTaagaacagaagcagaaaagctgGCCAAGGAACATCCAGATCAGGCTGGAGAGATCCAGGGTCGTCTGACAGAGATTCAAGAAGTGTGGGAGGACTTGAACGACACCATGAAACGTCGTGAGGAGTCACTGGGTGAAGCCAGCAAGCTGCAGGGCTTCCTTAGGGATTTGGATGATTTCCAAACCTGGTTGTCTCGCACCCAGACAGCAGTGGCTTCAGAAGATATTCCTACCTCTCTTCCTGAGGCGGAGAGTTTGCTTGCCCAGCACGAGAGTATAAAGAATGAGGTGGACAACTATAAGGAGGACTATGAGAAGATGCGAGCAGTTGGTGAAGAGGTGACCCAAGGTCAGACAGATGCTCAGCACATGTTCCTGGCCCAAAGGCTCCAGGCACTAGATACCGGCTGGCATGAGCTGCGGCGCATGTGGGAGAATCGCCACAGTCTTTTGGCTCAAGCCTTTGACTTCCAGACCTTCTTGAGAGATGCAAAGCAGGCTGAGACGTTCCTCAATAGCCAG GAGTATGTGCTATCCCACACAGAGATGCCCACCAGTCTCCAGGGAGCCGAGGAGGCTATAAAGAAGCATGAAGATTTCCTCACGACCACAGAAGCCAGTGAGGAGAAGATAACTGGGGTTGTGGAGTCTGGACGGCGTCTCATTAATGACTCCAATGCAAACTCTGATAAGATCCAGGAAAAAGTTGATTCCATCCAAGAAAG GCATCGTAAAAATAAGGAAGCAGCAAATGAGTTACTTACCAAGCTCAAGGACAACCGTGAGCTTCAACACTTCCTACAAGATGGACAGGAG CTCACACTGTGGATAAATGAAAAGATGCTGACAGCACAGGACATGTCTTATGATGAGGCCAGAAATCTTCACAGCAAATGGCAGAAACATCAGGCCTTCATGGCAGAATTGGCCTCCAACAAGGACTGGCTGGACAAAATTGATAAG GAGGGACAGGCCCTGGTGGCAGAGAAGCCTGAACTGAAGCCAGTGGTGGAGCAGACCCTTCAGGATCTACAACGGCAGTGGGAGGAGCTTGAGGGAACCACCCAGACCAAAGCCCAATGCTTGTTTGATGCTAACCGAGCAGAGCTCTTTACACAGAGCTGCTCTGCTTTGGATGTCTGGTTGAAAAACCTCGAAGGTCAGCTGCAAAGTGACGACTATGGAAAAGATTTGACCAGTGTCAACATCCTGCTTAAGAAGCACCAG ATGTTGGAGCACCAGATGGAGGTCAGAGAGAAGGAGGTACAGTCTCTCCAGTCCCAGGCTCTGGCCCTGTCCCAGGAAGATGCTGGACTCACTGAGGTTGATGGCCAGCAAAGACGTGTCACTGATACATTCGCCAACCTCCAAGAGCCTCTCAAtctgaggaggcagcagctACTAGCCTCCAAAGAAGCACATCAGTTTAACAGAGATCTTGAAGATGAAATT CTTTGGGTGAAAGAGAGGATGCCTCTGGCAACCTCCACGGACCATGGAAAAGACCTCCCAACTGTACAGCTGTTGATCAAAAAGAACCAG ACGTTGCAGAAAGAGATCCAGGGTCACCAGCCTCGCATCGATGATATTGACAGACGAAGTAAGACCCAGAGCCAGGTAGATGGTGAGAGACAGTCGGTTCAAGAGGAGCGCCTCGGTGAACTGCAGGACCTCTGGAACCAGCTAATTGCTGAAACAGACAAGCGTCACACCCGTCTAATAGAGGCCAATCGTGCACAGCAGTTCTATACtgatgcagcagaagcagaagcctGGATGGGAGAGCAGGAACTGCATATGATGTCTGAGGAAAAAGCCAAG GATGAACAAAGTGCATTAGTGATGGTCAAGAAGCACCAGAGTCTGGAGCAAGCACTGGAAGACTACGCCCAAACTATTCATCAATTAGCCAACAGCAGCCGTCTCATGGTCAACAGTGAACACCCAGAAAG TGAGCGAATCACCTTACGgcaagcacaggtggacaaacTGTATGCCGGTTTGAAAGATCTTGCCGAGGAGCGCCGTGGGCGGCTTCAGGAGAGGCTGCGACTGACTCAGCTTAAGCGGGAAGTGGATGACCTGGAGCAGTGGATCGCAGAGAGAGAAGTGGTCGCTGGTTCACACGAACTAGGACAAGACTATGAACATGTTACT ATGCTGAGGGACAAGTTCCGAGAGTTCGCTCGTGACACCAGCACCATCGGCCAAGAGCGCGTCGATGGTGTTAATGCACTGGCAGATGACTTGATTGAGTCAGGCCATCCTGAGAACGCCAGTGTTGCTGAGTGGAAGGACGGCTTAAACGAGGCTTGGGCCGATCTGCTGGAGCTGAtcgacacacgcacacagatgcTGGCGGCCTCGTACGAGCTGCACCGCTTCCACCAGGATGCCACGGAGGTGCTGGGGCGTAttaaagagaagagggaggggctGCCTTCTGACCTCGGTCGAGACCTGAACACCGTTCAGCATCTACACAGGCAGCAcaacacatttgaaaatgacatTCAGGCCCTGAGTGGACAG GTAAACCAGGTGCAGGATGATGCAGCACGGCTCCAGAAGGCTTATGCCGGGGAGAAAGCTGATGACATTCAGCGGAGTGAACATGCGGTGACGTCTGCTTGGGAGGGTCTTCTGGATGCTGGTCAGGCACGCAGGGTCCTCCTGCTGGACACAGTAGAGAAGTTCCGCTTCTTCAACATGGTGCGTGACCTTATGCTTTGGATGGATGGTGTCAACCTGCAGATTGATGCACATGACAGCCCCAG GGACGTGTCCTCTGCGGGACTGGTCATTGCCAATCATCAGGACATTAAATCAGAGATTGAAACCAGGGCAGACAGCTTTACTGCCTGTATTGAAATGGGAAATACTCTCCTCAACAATAATCACTATGCATCCGATGAG ATCAGAGAAAAGCTGATACAACTTCAGGAAAAGAGAGACAAGATCAACAAAAAGTGGCAAGACAAGATGGACCACTTACAAATTG TGCTGGAGGTGTTGCAGTTTGGGCGTGATGCTTACATAGCAGAATCCTGGTTGGCAGGCCAAGAACCTCTGGTGCGAGCAGCAGAGCTGGGGGCAAATGTAGATGAAGTTGAAAGCCTCATTAAGCGTCATGAGGCCTTTGAGAAGCTCGCTGTAGGCTGGGAGGATCGCTTTGTTCTGCTGGAAAAGCTCACCACA CTTGAGGAACAAGAGATGCAGAGGaggcgagaggaagaggagagagccCGGCGACCCCCCACACCGCCCccagctgaagaagctgcagataTCACAGAGAGTCACGTACATGATTCTGCAGCCAG AACCAGTCTGGACCAGACCACACTAAACCAGTCGGTATCGGTGAATGGCGTGCACAGCGACAATGACACATCACAG CAGTCATTATCGCTATCGTTGTCATTGGGAAAGAAATCAGATCCTAAGCGTGTGTGTAGGCCCAAACAACTGGAGCGT GGCTCCGAATCTGAGTCGGTGAACGGTCCAGGTAGGGACAGCGGGCTGGCATCCTCTCGCCTCGAGCCTTCGGCGACGTTACCGAACCGGGGCGGAGCAGAATCTGGGCCAGAAACCATGGAGGGGATGCTGAATCGAAAACAGGAGATGGAGTCCCACAGCAAAAAGGCAGCTACCAG GTCCTGGCAGAACGTCTACTGTGTCTTAAGAAAAGGAAGTCTTGGCTTCTATAAAGATGGAAAAAGTGCAAGCAATGGCATCCCATACCACGGAGAGGTGCCCATCAGCCTTGCTGAGGCTGTGTGTGAGGTGGCTCATGACTATAAGAAGAGGAAACACGTCTTCAAGCTCAG GCTGGGGGATGGAAAAGAGTTCCTGTTCCAAGCAAAGGATGAG GCTGAAATGAGCTCCTGGATTCGTTCCATCCTGGCCTCCGTTccatcaggaggaggagacTCCCCAGGAGGTCCCCGGGCACTCAGCCGCGCCATGACCATGCCTCCCATCTCGCCCAGCTCTGCCGAGGGCGGAGGTGTTACCATGCGCAACAAAGACGGGAAAGACAAGGATCGGGAGAAGAGGTTCAGCTTCTTTGGCAAAAAGAAATAG